The following are from one region of the Juglans regia cultivar Chandler chromosome 10, Walnut 2.0, whole genome shotgun sequence genome:
- the LOC109018206 gene encoding photosystem II repair protein PSB27-H1, chloroplastic, protein MASPTLITPTSKLTSQLSPIKPKFTTTITATNSTNAHQPRRREFLSLATTILSPAWLSVVSTRPALAASDEEYVKETEEVINKVRTTIQMDKNDPNVASAVADLRETSNSWVAKYRREKVLLARVSFRDMYSALNAVSGHYISFGPTAPIPAKRKARILEEMDTAEKALLRGR, encoded by the coding sequence ATGGCGTCGCCAACCCTAATAACTCCCACCTCCAAACTAACATCACAGCTCTCACCTATCAAACCCAAAttcaccaccaccatcactGCCACAAACTCCACCAACGCCCATCAACCTCGCCGTCGAGAATTCTTATCGCTGGCCACTACCATCCTCTCTCCTGCATGGCTTTCTGTGGTCAGTACCCGGCCAGCACTGGCTGCTTCAGATGAAGAGTACGTAAAAGAGACAGAAGAAGTGATAAACAAGGTCCGAACCACAATTCAGATGGATAAGAACGATCCTAATGTGGCTTCTGCAGTGGCTGATCTACGAGAGACCTCAAATTCTTGGGTGGCTAAGTATAGGAGGGAGAAAGTTTTGCTTGCCAGGGTTTCCTTCCGGGACATGTATTCAGCCCTCAATGCCGTTTCCGGGCATTATATTAGTTTTGGCCCAACGGCACCGATACCGGCGAAGCGAAAGGCCAGGATATTGGAAGAGATGGACACTGCGGAAAAGGCATTGTTGAGAGGAAGATAA
- the LOC109000531 gene encoding uncharacterized protein LOC109000531 isoform X2, with amino-acid sequence MICEKVSMQSNLDCFLHCTTPVVASQSLPKTEIRNLNRLWHPWERETVEYFTLGDLWNCYDEWSAYGAGVPIVLNNGETLIQYYVPYLSAIQIFTSSPSVNSLREETESGDFETRDSCSDSCSDESENEKLWRWDGCSSEDGGFEQDNLWHLNDRLGYPYFQYFERSTPYGRVPLMDKINGLAERYPGLMSLRSVDLSPASWMAVAWYPIYHIPMGRTIKDLSTCFLTYHTLSSSFQATNERIYAM; translated from the exons ATGATCTGTGAGAAAGTATCAATGCAATCAAACCTTGATTGTTTCCTCCATTGCACAACCCCAGTGGTCGCATCCCAATCTCTTCCCAAG ACTGAGATTAGAAACCTCAATCGCCTATGGCATCCATGGGAGAGAGAAACAGTTGAATATTTCACCTTAGGAGACCTTTGGAATTGTTATGATGAATGGAGTGCATACGGGGCCGGAGTTCCGATCGTCTTGAACAACGGGGAGACCTTAATTCAGTACTATGTGCCTTATCTCTCTGCAATCCAAATTTTTACAAGCAGTCCATCTGTTAATAGTTTGAG GGAAGAGACTGAGTCTGGGGACTTCGAGACAAGGGATTCCTGTAGTGATTCGTGCAGCGATGAGagtgagaatgagaagttatgGAGATGGGATGGATGTTCCTCAGAGGATGGAGGGTTTGAGCAAGACAATCTTTGGCATTTGAATGACAGATTGGGCTACCCTTATTTTCAGTACTTTGAGAGATCAACTCCTTATGGTCGAGTTCCTCTAATGGATAAG ATTAATGGATTAGCTGAAAGATACCCTGGCTTGATGTCTTTAAGGAGTGTGGATCTCTCTCCAGCTAGCTGGATGGCTGTTGCctg gtACCCAATTTATCATATTCCCATGGGAAGAACCATAAAGGACTTGTCCACATGCTTCCTCACTTACCACACTCTTTCATCCTCATTCCAGG CTACAAACGAACGAATATATGCTATGTAG
- the LOC109000531 gene encoding uncharacterized protein LOC109000531 isoform X1 produces MICEKVSMQSNLDCFLHCTTPVVASQSLPKTEIRNLNRLWHPWERETVEYFTLGDLWNCYDEWSAYGAGVPIVLNNGETLIQYYVPYLSAIQIFTSSPSVNSLREETESGDFETRDSCSDSCSDESENEKLWRWDGCSSEDGGFEQDNLWHLNDRLGYPYFQYFERSTPYGRVPLMDKINGLAERYPGLMSLRSVDLSPASWMAVAWYPIYHIPMGRTIKDLSTCFLTYHTLSSSFQDMDLEDDLGHAERKGKEGERISLPPFGMATYKMQGNVWVSGNCGQDKERLVSLLSVADSWLKQLRVQHHDFNYFVGIRRG; encoded by the exons ATGATCTGTGAGAAAGTATCAATGCAATCAAACCTTGATTGTTTCCTCCATTGCACAACCCCAGTGGTCGCATCCCAATCTCTTCCCAAG ACTGAGATTAGAAACCTCAATCGCCTATGGCATCCATGGGAGAGAGAAACAGTTGAATATTTCACCTTAGGAGACCTTTGGAATTGTTATGATGAATGGAGTGCATACGGGGCCGGAGTTCCGATCGTCTTGAACAACGGGGAGACCTTAATTCAGTACTATGTGCCTTATCTCTCTGCAATCCAAATTTTTACAAGCAGTCCATCTGTTAATAGTTTGAG GGAAGAGACTGAGTCTGGGGACTTCGAGACAAGGGATTCCTGTAGTGATTCGTGCAGCGATGAGagtgagaatgagaagttatgGAGATGGGATGGATGTTCCTCAGAGGATGGAGGGTTTGAGCAAGACAATCTTTGGCATTTGAATGACAGATTGGGCTACCCTTATTTTCAGTACTTTGAGAGATCAACTCCTTATGGTCGAGTTCCTCTAATGGATAAG ATTAATGGATTAGCTGAAAGATACCCTGGCTTGATGTCTTTAAGGAGTGTGGATCTCTCTCCAGCTAGCTGGATGGCTGTTGCctg gtACCCAATTTATCATATTCCCATGGGAAGAACCATAAAGGACTTGTCCACATGCTTCCTCACTTACCACACTCTTTCATCCTCATTCCAGG ATATGGACCTTGAAGATGACCTTGGGCATGCCGAAAGGAAGGGAAAGGAAGGTGAGCgcatctctcttcctccatttGGTATGGCCACTTACAAGATGCAAGGAAACGTGTGGGTCTCTGGCAATTGTGGACAGGACAAGGAGAGACTTGTGTCGCTTTTGAGTGTGGCGGATTCATGGCTAAAGCAATTAAGGGTCCAGCACCATGACTTCAACTACTTTGTGGGGATCAGGCGTGGCTGA